The proteins below are encoded in one region of Roseomonas marmotae:
- a CDS encoding M81 family metallopeptidase, with translation MKIFMATLATETNTFSPIPTGWAGFKEGRVWYRDDGSRHPPTVGNIPLITWRRRGEADGHELVESLCTFAQPAGTTLRHVYEGLRDMMLEDLRRAGPVDAVLLFMHGAMVAHGYDDCEGDTLAHIREIVGPKAKIGIELDLHCHLTELMRTSADVIITFKEYPHTDIAERAEELYTLCTRAAAGEISPVMAYHDCRMVSMWRTPEQPMRDFVARMAALEGKDGILSVSFGHGFPWGDVEEVGAKMLVVADGDMAKAQALATRLGEEVWAMREATATRHDTIDEGIDHALSGSGGPMVLADVADNAGGGAPSDNTAILRRLVDRGVRGAVIGCFWDPIAVQFCMEAGEGASFLLRVGGKCGPASGDPVDLMVTVRKLDADFSQTGLSGGRANFGPSAWISADGIDIVLVTKRQQTFAPDAFTGLGITLEDKAVVVVKSTQHFHAAFAPVAREIRYVSAPGAIPPEFAEIPFTKRTRPYWPRVADPFALTNQA, from the coding sequence TTGAAGATCTTCATGGCGACCCTGGCGACGGAAACCAACACCTTCTCCCCCATCCCCACGGGCTGGGCCGGGTTCAAGGAGGGGCGGGTCTGGTACCGGGACGACGGCAGCCGGCATCCGCCGACCGTCGGCAATATCCCGCTGATCACCTGGCGCCGGCGCGGCGAGGCCGATGGGCATGAGCTGGTGGAAAGCCTCTGCACCTTCGCGCAGCCCGCCGGCACGACGCTCCGGCATGTCTACGAAGGCTTGCGGGACATGATGCTGGAGGACCTGCGGCGCGCCGGGCCGGTGGATGCCGTGCTGCTCTTCATGCACGGCGCCATGGTCGCGCATGGCTATGACGACTGCGAGGGCGACACCCTCGCGCATATCCGCGAGATCGTCGGGCCGAAGGCGAAGATCGGCATCGAGCTGGACCTGCATTGCCACCTGACGGAGCTGATGCGGACCAGCGCTGATGTCATCATCACCTTCAAGGAATACCCGCATACCGATATCGCGGAGCGGGCGGAGGAGCTGTACACCCTCTGCACCCGCGCCGCCGCCGGCGAGATCTCGCCCGTGATGGCCTATCATGACTGCCGGATGGTCAGCATGTGGCGCACGCCGGAGCAGCCGATGCGCGACTTCGTGGCGCGGATGGCGGCGCTGGAGGGGAAGGACGGCATCCTCTCCGTCTCCTTCGGCCATGGCTTCCCCTGGGGCGATGTCGAGGAAGTCGGCGCCAAGATGCTGGTGGTCGCCGATGGCGACATGGCGAAGGCGCAAGCCCTCGCCACCCGCCTGGGCGAGGAGGTCTGGGCGATGCGGGAGGCGACCGCCACCCGCCACGACACGATCGACGAGGGCATCGACCACGCCCTCTCCGGCAGCGGCGGCCCGATGGTGCTGGCGGATGTGGCGGATAATGCCGGCGGCGGCGCGCCGTCCGACAATACCGCCATCCTGCGCCGGCTGGTGGACCGTGGCGTCAGGGGCGCCGTCATCGGCTGCTTCTGGGACCCCATCGCCGTGCAGTTCTGCATGGAGGCGGGCGAAGGCGCGAGCTTCCTGCTGCGCGTCGGCGGCAAATGCGGCCCGGCCTCGGGCGATCCGGTGGACCTGATGGTGACGGTGCGGAAGCTGGACGCGGATTTCAGCCAGACCGGGCTCAGCGGCGGGCGCGCCAACTTCGGGCCCAGCGCCTGGATCTCGGCCGACGGCATCGACATCGTGCTCGTCACCAAGCGGCAGCAGACCTTCGCGCCGGATGCCTTCACCGGCCTCGGCATCACGCTGGAGGACAAGGCGGTGGTCGTGGTGAAATCCACGCAGCATTTCCACGCGGCTTTCGCCCCCGTGGCGCGGGAGATCCGCTATGTTTCCGCGCCCGGCGCCATTCCTCCGGAATTCGCTGAAATTCCCTTCACCAAGCGTACCCGCCCCTACTGGCCGCGCGTGGCAGACCCCTTCGCCCTCACCAACCAGGCCTGA
- a CDS encoding helix-turn-helix domain-containing protein, giving the protein MARSGMAPRPSLGESLRAARLAQNLTLKEVSARSGLAISTLSKVENGQMSLTYDKLLQLSEGMRISVAALFGTLPAAPRPVMARRSISRGGQGRRVQTPCYEYLYQFTDLARKRMLPVMARLEARSLAEFGELIRHDGEEYFYVLRGRVMVHTEFYAPDVLEEGDGIYLDSSMGHAYLNAGDEPALALVVCSGVDPELDDALIALLGGHLEPREDVGPRARR; this is encoded by the coding sequence ATGGCCCGGTCTGGAATGGCGCCCCGTCCGTCCCTGGGAGAGTCCCTCCGGGCCGCGCGGCTGGCGCAGAACCTGACCCTGAAGGAGGTCAGCGCCCGCTCCGGCCTTGCCATCTCGACCCTCTCCAAGGTGGAGAACGGGCAGATGTCGCTGACCTACGACAAGCTGCTGCAACTGAGCGAGGGGATGCGCATCAGCGTCGCGGCCCTTTTCGGAACCCTGCCCGCCGCGCCGCGCCCCGTGATGGCGCGCCGCAGCATCAGCCGCGGCGGGCAGGGGCGGCGGGTGCAGACCCCGTGCTACGAATATCTCTACCAGTTCACCGATCTGGCCCGGAAGCGCATGCTGCCGGTCATGGCGCGACTGGAGGCGCGCAGCCTGGCCGAGTTCGGCGAGCTGATCCGCCATGACGGAGAGGAATATTTCTACGTCCTGCGCGGCCGCGTGATGGTGCATACCGAGTTCTACGCGCCGGATGTGCTGGAGGAAGGCGACGGCATCTACCTCGATAGCAGCATGGGCCACGCCTATCTGAACGCGGGGGACGAACCCGCGCTGGCGCTCGTCGTCTGCTCCGGCGTGGACCCCGAGCTGGACGATGCGCTGATCGCGCTGCTGGGCGGGCACCTGGAGCCGCGGGAGGACGTGGGCCCGCGCGCACGGCGCTGA
- a CDS encoding MarR family winged helix-turn-helix transcriptional regulator, producing MFRSKSAVEPLILQDFLPYRLSVVTEEVSSLFATRYQERFGLSIPEWRVVAVVGQHGTLSTQQVIEHTAMDRVRVSRAVIRLADKALLERRSHPKDQRAQILQLSRQGRAVYGEIVPLARELQAALSAALTEAEQRQLGVILDKIGRRTRKIARADKEHSMTGEEEA from the coding sequence ATGTTCCGAAGCAAGTCCGCTGTCGAACCGCTGATCCTGCAGGATTTCCTGCCTTATCGCCTGTCCGTGGTGACGGAGGAGGTCAGTAGCCTCTTTGCCACACGCTACCAGGAGCGTTTCGGGCTCAGCATCCCGGAATGGCGCGTGGTGGCGGTGGTGGGGCAGCACGGGACACTGTCCACCCAGCAGGTGATCGAGCATACCGCCATGGACCGGGTGAGGGTCAGCCGGGCCGTGATCCGCCTGGCAGACAAGGCGCTGTTGGAGCGCCGGTCCCACCCGAAGGACCAGCGGGCACAGATCCTACAGCTCAGCCGCCAGGGACGCGCCGTCTACGGAGAGATCGTGCCCTTGGCGCGGGAGCTGCAAGCGGCACTGTCCGCGGCACTGACCGAAGCAGAGCAGCGGCAACTCGGCGTGATCCTGGACAAGATAGGTCGTCGCACCCGAAAGATCGCCCGTGCGGATAAGGAGCATTCGATGACAGGCGAAGAAGAGGCTTAG
- the hmgA gene encoding homogentisate 1,2-dioxygenase: MKVSVGPGTAAAQAAPPGSTGYLSGFGNGFETEALPGALPIGRNSPQKCAYGLYAEQLSGSPFTAPRATNERSWLYRIRPTVTHWGQFRKVDAGLWRTAPCAEVDMPLAPLRWDPIPLPQESLSFLEGIRTVTTAGDAGAQSGMGSHVYLITRSMRDEYFYNADAEMMFVPQQGCLRLWTEFGIIDLEPGEIAVIPRGVKLRVELRNGQAARGYLCENYGGAFTLPERGPIGANCLANPRDFLTPVAAYEDRDAPSTMTVKWGGNLWQAELQHSPLDVVAWHGNYAPYKYDLRRYSPVGPILFDHTDPSIFTVLTSPSETPGTANIDFVIFPERWLVAENTFRPPWYHMNIMSEFMGLIYGVYDAKTGGGFVPGGFSLHNCMLPHGPDMNAFEGASNAELKPHKLEGTLAFMFETRFPQRVTRFAAEAPQFQKDYAAYGLGLRKHFDPSRP, encoded by the coding sequence ATGAAGGTATCCGTAGGGCCCGGCACCGCCGCCGCGCAAGCAGCCCCACCTGGCAGCACCGGCTACCTGTCCGGCTTCGGCAACGGCTTTGAGACGGAGGCGCTGCCCGGCGCGCTGCCGATCGGCCGCAACTCGCCGCAGAAATGCGCCTATGGGCTTTATGCGGAGCAGCTTAGCGGCTCCCCCTTCACCGCGCCGCGCGCGACCAACGAGCGTTCCTGGCTCTATCGCATCCGCCCCACCGTCACGCACTGGGGGCAGTTCCGGAAGGTCGATGCCGGGCTGTGGCGCACCGCGCCCTGCGCCGAGGTGGACATGCCATTGGCCCCGCTGCGCTGGGACCCCATCCCGCTGCCGCAGGAGAGCCTGTCCTTCCTGGAGGGTATCCGCACCGTTACCACGGCGGGGGATGCCGGGGCGCAGTCGGGCATGGGCTCGCATGTCTATCTCATCACCCGCTCCATGCGGGACGAGTATTTCTACAACGCCGATGCCGAGATGATGTTCGTGCCGCAGCAGGGTTGCCTGCGGCTCTGGACCGAGTTCGGCATCATCGACCTCGAGCCCGGCGAGATCGCGGTCATCCCGCGCGGCGTGAAGCTGCGGGTGGAGCTGCGGAACGGGCAGGCGGCGCGCGGCTATCTCTGCGAGAACTACGGGGGCGCCTTCACCCTGCCGGAGCGCGGCCCGATCGGCGCCAACTGCCTGGCCAATCCGCGCGACTTCCTCACCCCCGTCGCCGCCTATGAGGACCGCGACGCGCCGTCCACCATGACGGTGAAGTGGGGCGGCAACCTCTGGCAGGCGGAGCTGCAGCACTCGCCGCTGGACGTGGTGGCGTGGCACGGCAACTACGCACCCTACAAATACGACCTGCGCCGCTACTCGCCGGTCGGGCCGATCCTGTTCGATCACACCGACCCGTCGATCTTCACCGTGCTGACCTCGCCGTCCGAGACGCCGGGCACGGCCAATATCGACTTCGTCATCTTCCCCGAGCGCTGGCTGGTGGCGGAGAATACCTTCCGCCCGCCCTGGTACCACATGAACATCATGAGCGAGTTCATGGGCCTGATCTATGGCGTCTACGATGCCAAGACCGGCGGCGGCTTCGTCCCCGGCGGCTTCAGCCTGCACAACTGCATGCTGCCCCATGGCCCGGACATGAATGCCTTCGAAGGCGCCAGCAACGCAGAGCTGAAGCCGCACAAGCTGGAAGGCACGCTGGCTTTCATGTTCGAGACCCGCTTCCCGCAGCGCGTCACCCGCTTCGCCGCCGAGGCCCCGCAGTTCCAGAAGGACTATGCCGCCTATGGCCTGGGGCTGCGCAAGCACTTCGACCCCTCGCGGCCGTAA